The proteins below are encoded in one region of Segatella copri:
- a CDS encoding DUF4276 family protein, translating into MKRLIIVCEGTTEQEFCTEVLGVEFAKHDIYVEAPVIKHSHGGIVPWATIKKQILNHLQEGDVYVSMLVDYYGIKDQFGFPGWEESKEIVDKTERIHFLIDRMAKDISEQYRFRFIPYIQLHEFEGLLFSDVSAFLNSFEESEFDYAELQATAEAFQSPELINNSPETAPSKRLIAAIPDYNKVVVGICVAMDIGLEKIREKCPLFNEWIERLMK; encoded by the coding sequence ATGAAACGACTAATCATAGTATGTGAGGGTACTACGGAACAAGAGTTTTGTACAGAAGTGCTTGGGGTGGAGTTTGCTAAGCATGATATTTATGTGGAAGCCCCTGTCATCAAGCACTCGCATGGTGGTATAGTTCCTTGGGCCACCATCAAAAAGCAAATATTGAATCATCTCCAAGAAGGCGATGTCTATGTCAGCATGTTAGTGGATTACTATGGCATCAAAGACCAGTTCGGGTTTCCTGGATGGGAAGAATCTAAGGAGATAGTGGATAAGACGGAGCGTATTCATTTCTTGATAGATAGAATGGCGAAGGATATTTCTGAGCAATATCGCTTTCGCTTCATTCCATACATACAACTTCATGAGTTTGAGGGATTGCTGTTCAGTGATGTGAGTGCATTCTTGAATAGTTTTGAGGAGAGTGAGTTTGATTATGCAGAGTTGCAGGCTACGGCAGAGGCTTTCCAATCGCCAGAGCTTATCAACAATAGTCCTGAGACAGCTCCGTCCAAACGATTGATAGCTGCTATTCCTGATTATAATAAGGTAGTTGTTGGCATTTGTGTTGCTATGGACATTGGTTTGGAGAAGATTCGTGAGAAATGCCCTTTGTTCAATGAATGGATAGAGCGATTGATGAAGTGA
- a CDS encoding AAA family ATPase, whose amino-acid sequence MDSIRIFGYKSFKKLSVQLHPINLLIGANGAGKSNFLSLFEMLGNIYEKRLGAYVAQVGGVDKLLYQGRKVTDRIAVNLLIAKSEYDLALLESDGKLIVEREVVGCYDDVCPLDLVRKNVITEFQSESSLKDHKEEDLSNYISQIRKFHFHDTGRRSPFTADSHIVNDAYRMYEHGENLAAILYRIQREKPVAYRRIIRVIQSVAPYFSDFYFQPTEADMVRLQWQDKYSSMIYGPTDLSDGTIRFIALTVLFMQPWLPRVIIIDEPELGLHPVAIEKLSGLIKMAAQKGTQVIVATQSAELISNFEPEDVLTVNQNEDGTTINRLNSEELAHWLEDYTLGDLWKQNIMKGGQPR is encoded by the coding sequence ATGGACTCGATAAGAATATTTGGATATAAGTCTTTTAAAAAGTTATCAGTTCAACTGCATCCTATCAATCTCTTGATAGGTGCCAATGGGGCTGGTAAGAGTAACTTCTTGTCTCTTTTCGAGATGTTAGGCAACATCTATGAGAAGAGATTAGGGGCGTATGTCGCTCAAGTTGGTGGAGTAGATAAATTACTCTATCAAGGCAGAAAAGTTACCGATCGTATAGCTGTAAACTTGCTAATAGCTAAGAGTGAATATGACTTGGCTTTATTGGAATCTGATGGTAAACTCATTGTAGAAAGAGAAGTTGTTGGTTGTTATGATGATGTTTGTCCTTTAGATTTAGTGAGGAAAAATGTTATAACGGAGTTTCAGAGCGAATCGAGTTTAAAAGACCATAAAGAGGAAGATTTATCTAATTATATCTCCCAAATCCGCAAGTTTCACTTCCACGATACAGGTCGCCGTTCTCCATTTACGGCTGATAGCCATATTGTGAACGATGCTTATCGTATGTATGAGCATGGTGAAAATCTGGCGGCTATCCTCTATCGTATTCAGCGAGAGAAGCCTGTGGCTTATCGTCGCATCATCCGCGTCATTCAGAGTGTGGCTCCCTATTTCTCGGACTTTTATTTCCAGCCAACCGAAGCCGATATGGTGCGCTTGCAATGGCAGGATAAGTATAGCTCTATGATTTACGGACCGACCGACTTGTCGGATGGAACCATTCGCTTTATTGCCTTGACCGTGCTCTTTATGCAGCCATGGTTACCACGAGTTATCATCATTGATGAGCCAGAGCTTGGTTTGCATCCTGTGGCTATCGAAAAACTTTCGGGTTTGATTAAGATGGCGGCACAAAAGGGCACGCAAGTTATCGTTGCAACTCAGAGTGCTGAACTAATCAGTAACTTTGAACCAGAGGATGTCTTGACTGTTAATCAGAACGAAGATGGTACAACCATCAATCGGCTGAATAGCGAAGAATTGGCACATTGGCTTGAGGATTATACACTTGGTGATTTGTGGAAACAAAATATAATGAAAGGAGGTCAGCCACGATGA
- a CDS encoding ADP-ribosylglycohydrolase family protein, with translation MGITSYREDILKIVLSGGDADTNAAVAGAILGAKFGKDQIPEEWRDGLLYASMLHNKVQEFYAMLR, from the coding sequence ATTGGCATTACTTCGTATAGAGAGGATATCCTGAAAATTGTTTTATCAGGCGGAGATGCGGATACCAATGCTGCAGTAGCAGGAGCTATCCTGGGTGCTAAATTTGGAAAAGACCAAATTCCTGAAGAATGGAGGGATGGTCTTCTCTATGCTTCTATGCTCCATAACAAGGTGCAGGAATTCTACGCAATGCTCCGATGA